tgtttgagtttgaaactattgttctaaaaaacaataattatttagtaacactaatatttcttaataagtagtttgaccatagtttgaccacagtttgaccagatttgaccaaaatcaaaaaaactgaaataattatttagtaacactaatatttcttgaataattagtttgaccattgtttgaccacaatttgaccacagtttgaccagatttgaccaaaattcaaaaaaactgaaataattatttagtaacactaatattcttgaataattatttagtaacactaatacttcttgaataagtagtttgaccagatttaacaaaaattcaaaaaaaaaacagaaatttgagcataactttttttccttctagaatttgaggattctaaaaatttgcaaacaggccgtaggcggtcaaaatcggatgcggatttttgtgctgaacattttgatatatacGCTTTTTCTGACATCggatgcaaaagttatagccgttttacattttccctacactttttgcaaaacatgtccaaatttaagtttttaaattttcctaactagtacatgtagtaacataactacatctggaaggattttaatttttgaagtttttatcattttcttttgctttttacaaaactgaaaaggcaatcgcgggcgggcgggcggggggggggggggggggggtagagtttgtaaatgggacctttagtgccggttcgtgccatgaaccggtactaatgcctcaaaccccattaggaccggttggtggctcgaaccgggactaaaggtctaacctttagtaccggttggtgccacgaaccggtactaatgggcatcacaccctttagtcccggttcgtggcaccaaccgggattaaaggtcccatttgaaccgggactaatgctcacattagtcccggttcgtaatgcaaccgggattaatgctcttttctggccgaaccaaagccctgttttctactagtgcctgTTCACGGTCACCATGGATTTATTGCCTGGCTTTATTTATTACACCAATCAGCATATGTAAATCATGTGGCACCTACGGTTTGGAAATGCATGTAGTGGAATGCTTATAATGGGGCAGTTTGATTGCCCAGTTAGAAAGTTACAAGTTACTTTGTAAAGAACACAACTGTAGCTACAACCCGTGTTGCTGAATGCAATGTTGCCATCTTCTGTAGTTGAAAGAAAATGAAAAGTTTGTTAATTCTGTTTAATCTGTTTCCTATGATTTAGTATAAGCAGTGACTTAACGCAGCTACTTTATGTTACACAGCAAATATCAGAGATATGAAGACCATCGGCGTGGAAACAACGACCTTGGAAGAGTGGCGCCGTTAAGCTTGCGGGTGGTGTACTTCATTCTTGGCACAAAGTGACATGCATATGTGCAGTAGAGGCAACAAATGTGCTATTACTTCCTTGCTCTCCATTCGGTCCCGACAAATGTAAATATGTTAATATTTGCAAggttgcatatataaaacttctAATCCGTCCTACATAGAGTTAATTATAAAGTGTCATGTGGTTTCCCTTcatatgtggaggactttagggATCTAGTATGAGGTAGAAGCCAACTCCAGACCCAAAACAGGGGCGATTGGAAGGTGCTCGGGTTGTAGAAATTTTTGGTCTTTTGGAGAATGGATGGTTTGAGATGCCAGTTAGATGTGAATGTGTGCAATCATTTGCATATGAATGCACATCAGTTGCAATGGTTGAGCAATCGTGTGCGATGTGTGCATCAGATCTCCGCCATGCTGATTTTTCAGTTTAAGAGGTTCCTGGAAAATTCTCTTTTTTTTTCCATTGCTTGTCTATGTACTAGGAACGGTTAGAGATTTCAGGTCTGCACCGTGATGTAGATCAGTGTTCAATTTTGGTAACTGTTGCAATGGTTGCATGGCTATTTTTGGACAGAACTTGCAGAGCGTCTTTGTTCTAAAACGGTGTGATTTTTTTTTTCTAACACTGTTGTCTCGTGAGTTGTGAGtaaaagctactccctccgtcccataatataagaacgtttttgaacTAGTATAATGTTAAAAgcgttcttatattttgggacagagggagtagctaGTACTCCCTCCCTAAataaatataagagcgtttagatcgtTATTACTTTactgatctaaacgctcttatatttctcaTCAATTACACATCGCGCAGCAACAGAGGTAGAAGAGTACTAGAGGCTCCAATCAATACAATTTCAGGCAAACAGCTGAAACTGGAGAGACACGATTCAAATATCAAAACTACGCAGCATTGGGTTGAGGTCGTTTGGATCGGTACATGAAAGCCACCTAGATCATCGGACAAGACCACAAGTTGAGAGCTCATCAGTTGCACTTGCACCTTGCGTAGCAACAGGTCTACATCCATCCATCTAATGTCAGCTAAACTGCCACAGCTGAACTCCACGGACAAAGACGAATCCAACATCAAAAGCATAGCATAGCATGCATCGTCTAGCTAGAAACCTGAAACCAGCTCGACCGGACACGATCGATCGATCAGGCATCGCtgtcctcgtcgtcctcgtcgtcgctGTGGTTTGTAGCAGTCCCCAGCTTGGGCGTCGACGTCTTGGTTGGCCATCTCGCAGGCGTCGATCCAGTCGTGGTAGACGTCGACGGGCTCGGTGAGGTGGTGCGCCGTGGTGTGGTAGGCCTCCTCGCAGACGTAGCACACGGCGCTGGCGACGTAGAGCTTGAGGTCTATGGTGCAGGCCACGCCGCCGGGGTGGTTGCAAAAGGGGCAGCAGAAGGCTGTGTCCAGCTTCGGCGCCGGCTTCTTCCGCGACGCCATCTTGGAGCTCATTGACTTGCGCTTCGCCGTCTCCTTCTCTGCACCATCTTCTTCTCTGCAGCACAAGGTGTGTTAGGACTTGGGAGTTGTCTGGACTGTTGTAGTATTAGGTATAAGTAGAAGGAGTTGGATGTAAACAGGTTGTATTTCCATTATGCCTGCTGTAAAGATGCTAGTACAAGGCAATCTGAATCCAGTTTGTTTGTGGAAAAAATCATAACATATACGTACACACTAAACCCTGGCACAGAAATTATTGGTTTCATAGTGATAGTAGTGTCCTTGATACACATAATTAGGTTGTCCCGTTGGGCACTATTTGTCACTTTGTAGAAACTCTTTATTTGTACTGTAATTCTGTTTGATTTAGCATACTATAAATTCTTTGAACAACATGTGGAACAACATTCAGGATATATCCTACAGTATTTCACAAAAGCTAGTTTCAGCAAATCGCTGCTAATCTTCACTTAGGACTTGGGAGCTGTCTGGACTGTTGTGTTAGATATAAAGTAGAAGGAGTTGAATGGAAATCTTCAGGTATTTGCAGTAGTTGTAGAGATGCCAGAAGGTTGTTGGGGGAGAAAAATCATTACGTGTCACATATTCACACTAAACCTTGATCTGTAGTGGTACAGTTATTTTTGGTTTCATACTGCTGTCTTTGGTTAGCATACTGTAGTAACTTTGGAACTTGGAAACCCACAGTAGTCGAGTTTCTGTTTGATTAGCATACTGTAATCCCGGCTTCTATTTGATTTAGCATACTGTAAATGATTTGAATAACTGAACCAAATTCAGGTTGTATCCTACACTAGTTCAGTTTTTAGGTTCTGTACATAGGCTGTCTTCTTTGTTCATTCTGCAAAACAGTTCTCCAATTGCATTACCCGTGAGATCACATGATGCCTGAATTCCTTACTGTCTGTTCTAATTCAGCTCACGCCAAGCTGCGATACGCCAATGTCGCTGCAGAGTAGACAGATACCAGAGCCAGGACGTCTGGAAGTCGCCTTCCTGTCCACTTCTTCAGAAGTGTCGCCGCCCGGGACACGATCACATGAGAATTCAGAACATTTTGCATTGAAATATAGGTTTAGGAGGAAAACACAGGAGCTCTTATGTTTCTGCTGGCTCAACTTGATTTGCGCGTGTATAGCTGCTTGCTGGGAGGCCTTTAAATTATAATTGATAATAAGAGGAAAAAGAGGGGAAAGGAGGAAAAAATTGGTGCATGGATGCAAATTGAGCTCAGGACTGCATGTATGTATATTACTCTAACAATGATAACCAACAACTGACTTCTATGGGTAAAAACAAGTTTTTTACTATTTATCCATCACCATGTCCTAAATGAAGCAAAATAATTTTACTGTTTTCCTCGTATATTGATTCTTTTAACCCTATAAGCATGATCCTTacgtgggccggctgggctgctCCGCATCGCAGCCAAAAATATCGGAGAATGTGGGGTTTTGATCTCAGGGCCTCACCTACTGTCCCGAGGGCACGCCTATGTCTCTTCAAGTGAGACAGTAGGACGTCTGGCTGAAGGCATTCAAAAAatttaaatgtgtatagaaaaaatgtttctcatgtataGAAAAAATATACAATGGGTAATGAAAAAATATAGAAATTAAAAACAACAAGTTTACATTTTTTATTGAAAAATGCTAATCAtgcatttaaaaatattaaaTGTTTATAGAAAAAATATTTCGGATGTATACAAAGAATATATAGGAAAATGTACAATA
This sequence is a window from Aegilops tauschii subsp. strangulata cultivar AL8/78 chromosome 7, Aet v6.0, whole genome shotgun sequence. Protein-coding genes within it:
- the LOC120972434 gene encoding transcription elongation factor 1 homolog yields the protein MASRKKPAPKLDTAFCCPFCNHPGGVACTIDLKLYVASAVCYVCEEAYHTTAHHLTEPVDVYHDWIDACEMANQDVDAQAGDCYKPQRRRGRRGQRCLIDRSCPVELVSGF